A stretch of Eubalaena glacialis isolate mEubGla1 chromosome 10, mEubGla1.1.hap2.+ XY, whole genome shotgun sequence DNA encodes these proteins:
- the LOC133099630 gene encoding glycine N-acyltransferase-like encodes MFPLQGAQMLQMLEKSLRKSLPTSLKVYGTVFHMNQGNPFKLKALVDKWPDFNTVVIRPQEQDMTDDLDHYTNTYHIYSKDLKNCQEFLSLPEVINWKQHLQIQSSQSSLNEVIQSLAATKSFKVKQSQNILYMAIEAIRELAPSLLDIKNLSLSDGKPKAIDQEMFKLSSLDPTHAAVVNKFWHFGGNEWSQRFIERCIRTFPNFCLLGPEGTPVSWSLMDQTGEMRMGGTLPEYRAHGLVTYVIYYQTQALIERGFPVYSHVDKNNKIMQKMSHSLNHIPVPCDWNQWNCVPL; translated from the exons ATGTTCCCATTGCAAGGTGCCCAGATGCTGCAGATGCTGGAGAAATCCTTGAGGAAGAGCCTTCCTACATCCTTAAAG GTTTATGGGACTGTCTTCCACATGAATCAGGGAAACCCATTCAAGCTAAAGGCCCTGGTGGACAAGTGGCCTGATTTTAATACAGTGGTTATCCGCCCTCAGGAGCAG GACATGACAGATGACCTTGATCACTACACCAATACTTACCATATCTACTCCAAAGACCTCAAAAACTGTCAGGAATTCCTCAGCTTACCAGAAGTCATCAATTGGAAACAGCATTTGCAGATCCAAA GTTCACAATCCAGCCTGAATGAAGTAATCCAAAGTCTTGCAGCCACTAAATCCTTCAAAGTCAAGCAATCACAAAACATTCTCTATATGGCGATTGAGGCAATAAGGGAACTGGCTCCTTCCCTGCTGGATATAAAGAACTTATCACTTAGCGATGGAAAACCCAAGGCCAT TGACCAAGAGATGTTTAAACTCTCATCGTTGGATCCTACCCACGCTGCCGTGGTGAATAAGTTCTGGCATTTCGGTGGCAATGAGTGGAGCCAGAGATTCATCGAGCGCTGTATCCGGACCTTCCCCAACTTCTGCCTGCTGGGGCCCGAGGGGACCCCTGTGTCCTGGTCCCTGATGGACCAGACAGGAGAGATGCGGATGGGGGGCACCCTACCTGAGTACCGGGCCCATGGTCTCGTCACCTACGTCATCTATTACCAGACCCAGGCTCTGATCGAACGTGGCTTCCCCGTGTATTCTCATGTAGACAAGAATAACAAAATTATGCAGAAAATGAGTCACAGTCTGAATCATATCCCTGTGCCCTGCGACTGGAACCAGTGGAACTGTGTACCTCTGTGA